From Dioscorea cayenensis subsp. rotundata cultivar TDr96_F1 chromosome 13, TDr96_F1_v2_PseudoChromosome.rev07_lg8_w22 25.fasta, whole genome shotgun sequence, the proteins below share one genomic window:
- the LOC120274434 gene encoding cytochrome P450 94A1-like isoform X2 → MKNSHRILDWTTDLLLSNPSGTVSTFMAIITSNPSNVEHILKTNFNNYPKGSSFTSILHDFLGSGIFNADGDHWRLQRKTASLEFSTKAIRAFILSRVHLESISRLLPLLTSASVSGEIINLQDLLELFTFDNACQVTFGHDPSLLNASSPSFSDRELALAFEEATQLSVRRFSHPFPFIWKLQRFLNLGSERRLREEVAKVQAFAMEVVVIVVNNMLPTTFFFIYLRELRKLSQKTILYVSIFT, encoded by the exons ATGAAGAACAGCCACCGGATCTTAGACTGGACAACAGATCTCCTCCTCTCCAACCCCTCCGGCACCGTCTCAACCTTCATGGCCATCATCACCTCCAACCCTTCCAACGTTGAGCACATCCTCAAGACCAACTTCAACAACTACCCAAAAGGCTCCTCCTTCACCTCCATCCTCCATGACTTCCTCGGCTCCGGCATCTTCAACGCCGACGGCGACCACTGGCGTCTCCAGCGCAAGACTGCCAGTCTCGAGTTCTCCACCAAAGCTATCCGTGCCTTCATCCTCTCTCGCGTCCATCTCGAGTCCATCTCTCGTCTCCTTCCTCTCCTCACCTCTGCTTCCGTCTCCGGCGAGATCATCAACCTCCAAGACCTCCTCGAGCTCTTCACCTTCGACAACGCTTGCCAGGTCACCTTCGGCCATGACCCCTCTCTTCTCAACGCTTCATCACCGTCCTTCTCCGACCGTGAGCTCGCTCTGGCCTTTGAGGAAGCCACACAGCTCAGCGTTCGCCGCTTCTCTCACCCTTTCCCGTTCATCTGGAAGCTCCAGCGTTTTCTCAACCTCGGCTCCGAACGCCGGCTCAGAGAAGAGGTTGCAAAGGTCCAAGCTTTCGCCATGGAGGTT GTAGTGATTGTGGTTAATAATATGCTCCCCACTACttttttctttatctatttACGAGAATTAAGAAAACTATCCCAAAAGACAATCCTGTATGTTTCAATATTCACCtga
- the LOC120274434 gene encoding cytochrome P450 94A1-like isoform X1 — protein sequence MKNSHRILDWTTDLLLSNPSGTVSTFMAIITSNPSNVEHILKTNFNNYPKGSSFTSILHDFLGSGIFNADGDHWRLQRKTASLEFSTKAIRAFILSRVHLESISRLLPLLTSASVSGEIINLQDLLELFTFDNACQVTFGHDPSLLNASSPSFSDRELALAFEEATQLSVRRFSHPFPFIWKLQRFLNLGSERRLREEVAKVQAFAMEVVVIVVNNMLPTTFFFIYLRELRKLSQKTILYVSIFT from the exons ATGAAGAACAGCCACCGGATCTTAGACTGGACAACAGATCTCCTCCTCTCCAACCCCTCCGGCACCGTCTCAACCTTCATGGCCATCATCACCTCCAACCCTTCCAACGTTGAGCACATCCTCAAGACCAACTTCAACAACTACCCAAAAGGCTCCTCCTTCACCTCCATCCTCCATGACTTCCTCGGCTCCGGCATCTTCAACGCCGACGGCGACCACTGGCGTCTCCAGCGCAAGACTGCCAGTCTCGAGTTCTCCACCAAAGCTATCCGTGCCTTCATCCTCTCTCGCGTCCATCTCGAGTCCATCTCTCGTCTCCTTCCTCTCCTCACCTCTGCTTCCGTCTCCGGCGAGATCATCAACCTCCAAGACCTCCTCGAGCTCTTCACCTTCGACAACGCTTGCCAGGTCACCTTCGGCCATGACCCCTCTCTTCTCAACGCTTCATCACCGTCCTTCTCCGACCGTGAGCTCGCTCTGGCCTTTGAGGAAGCCACACAGCTCAGCGTTCGCCGCTTCTCTCACCCTTTCCCGTTCATCTGGAAGCTCCAGCGTTTTCTCAACCTCGGCTCCGAACGCCGGCTCAGAGAAGAGGTTGCAAAGGTCCAAGCTTTCGCCATGGAGGTTGTA GTGATTGTGGTTAATAATATGCTCCCCACTACttttttctttatctatttACGAGAATTAAGAAAACTATCCCAAAAGACAATCCTGTATGTTTCAATATTCACCtga